In one Lycium barbarum isolate Lr01 chromosome 7, ASM1917538v2, whole genome shotgun sequence genomic region, the following are encoded:
- the LOC132601751 gene encoding uncharacterized protein LOC132601751: protein MGDKTPTNETEKSGKTMTIDNLHPYHLNNSDSPGMTLVNTVFDGRGYQGWRRSVLLSLSAKKKLGFINGGCKTPDLESDEYEHWSCVNDIPWILNALSKDIANSVKYSKTAKDSWDGKTELAKSLEDQRLIQFLMGLKDVYAQARGNILMLNPLPNMDLAYSLFLQDENQREAYANAKFTSDLASFMVNGQNKQFNTQLMAQFAAFMAVGKGRNNQRLKIQSGK, encoded by the exons ATGGGTGACAAAACACCAACTAATGAAACAGAGAAATCTGGAAAAACAATGACCATTGACAATCTTCACCCTTATCACCTAAATAACTCTGATTCACCTGGTATGACTCTAGTCAACACAGTGTTTGATGGAAGAGGATACCAGGGTTGGAGAAGATCTGTCTTGCTATCTCTTTCAGCCAAAAAGAAGCTAGGCTTCATTAATGGAGGTTGTAAAACTCCAGATCTGGAATCTGATGAATATGAACATTGGAGCTGTGTTAATGACATCCCATGGATATTAAACGCATTATCAAAGGACATAGCAAATAGTGTTAAGTACTCTAAGACAGCCAAAGACTCATGGGACG GAAAGACAGAATTGGCTAAATCACTAGAggatcaaagacttattcaattCTTGATGGGATTGAAAGATGTGTATGCACAAGCAAGGGGGAATATTCTGATGTTGAATCCTTTGCCTAATATGGACCTTGCATATTCACTCTTCTTACAGGATGAGAACCAGAGAGAAGCATATGCAAATGCAAAATTCACCTCTGATCTTGCATCTTTCATGGTAAATGGACAGAACAAGCAATTTAACACACAACTGATGGCACAATTTGCAGCATTCATGGCTGTTGGAAAGGGGAGAAACAATCAAAGACTCAAGATACAATCAGGAAAATGA